In one window of Ruminococcus hominis DNA:
- a CDS encoding carboxylesterase/lipase family protein, producing MNKSVVTNKGTVEGIEKGGYVVFKGIPYAKAPVGELRWKAPQELDAWEGTYKADTFQNMCMQELPKAEHPFMGRFHKEFYNNPEFVPGMGEDCLYLNIWVPEHEEGERLPVAFWIHGGGFGGGYSSELEFDGEAFCKKGVILVTINYRVNIFGFFAHPWLDAENERHISGNYGILDQIAALKWVANNIENFGGDSKNITVFGQSAGSMSTQVLCSSKLTGDIPAKAIMQSGISCDADVLYTPTLKEEEEIGERFVELTGKTSLEELRAMSTEELSEAKAKLDDEMWKTGRGLVVVPNADGYVLEKTVKDVWKEGTMKDIPYMCGVVTDDLGATPDEVKEGKTGILMEECKRWAATREEKGRPAYLYHFAHELPGDDWGAFHSSELWYTFGTLGRCWRPMEQHDYDLSEEMVTCWTNFMKTGDPNGETQIQEEKEKWESYTKENPYVKIFK from the coding sequence ATGAATAAAAGTGTAGTAACAAATAAGGGAACTGTGGAAGGAATCGAAAAAGGTGGATATGTTGTATTTAAAGGGATTCCATATGCCAAGGCTCCAGTAGGAGAACTCAGATGGAAAGCACCACAGGAACTGGATGCATGGGAAGGTACATATAAAGCAGATACATTTCAGAATATGTGTATGCAGGAATTACCGAAAGCAGAGCATCCATTTATGGGACGTTTTCATAAGGAATTTTATAATAATCCAGAATTTGTTCCGGGAATGGGAGAAGACTGTCTGTATTTGAATATCTGGGTGCCGGAGCATGAAGAAGGAGAGAGACTTCCGGTGGCATTCTGGATCCATGGTGGTGGATTTGGCGGTGGCTACAGCAGTGAACTGGAATTTGATGGAGAAGCATTTTGTAAAAAAGGTGTAATTCTTGTTACAATCAATTATCGGGTAAATATTTTTGGATTTTTTGCACATCCATGGCTGGATGCAGAAAATGAAAGACATATTTCTGGAAATTATGGAATCTTAGATCAGATCGCAGCATTAAAATGGGTTGCAAATAATATTGAGAACTTTGGCGGAGACAGTAAAAATATCACAGTATTTGGACAGTCTGCAGGAAGTATGAGTACACAGGTGCTTTGTTCAAGTAAACTGACAGGAGATATTCCGGCAAAGGCAATTATGCAGAGTGGAATCAGTTGTGATGCAGATGTACTTTATACACCGACATTAAAAGAGGAAGAGGAAATCGGTGAAAGATTTGTCGAACTGACCGGAAAAACTTCGCTGGAAGAACTTCGTGCAATGTCAACAGAAGAATTGTCTGAAGCAAAAGCAAAATTAGATGATGAGATGTGGAAAACAGGAAGGGGTCTTGTTGTTGTTCCAAATGCAGATGGATATGTCCTGGAAAAGACAGTTAAAGATGTTTGGAAAGAAGGAACAATGAAGGATATTCCTTATATGTGTGGTGTTGTGACAGATGATCTTGGAGCAACACCAGATGAAGTAAAAGAAGGAAAGACAGGAATTTTGATGGAAGAGTGCAAGCGTTGGGCTGCAACAAGAGAAGAGAAAGGTAGGCCGGCGTATCTGTATCATTTTGCACATGAACTTCCGGGAGATGACTGGGGCGCTTTCCATTCATCAGAGTTGTGGTATACATTTGGTACATTGGGCAGATGCTGGAGACCAATGGAGCAGCATGATTATGATTTGAGTGAAGAAATGGTGACATGCTGGACAAACTTTATGAAAACGGGAGATCCGAATGGAGAAACTCAGATTCAAGAAGAGAAAGAAAAATGGGAGAGTTATACAAAAGAAAATCCTTATGTAAAGATTTTTAAATAA
- a CDS encoding ABC transporter permease, giving the protein MKTKKSMLGKIWSRYNYVFVFLVIFLVYALSSNGLTWNGVMNIFRHSAVVGIIALGMGLVCLTGEIDLSVGSMLAMVSGFAVVIFNMTDNIFVTLIFTIVFGAVCGLINGVLVGAVEMPAFIVTLATMLIYRSVAQYACQHISKELCGGGSSVYRMTSSHNSYQTLYQFGNGKMLTIPIVGLILLIMTALVVYLSTSTKFGKKVYAIGSNEKGARMSGINVSAMKVIVFVLAGVMTGIAAFLWIAMNGSSDPATTGKSYEMYAIAAVVLGGISMSGGKGRCLGILFGAMSYTIIDKIIVALKMDSLINDAIKGTILIIVILIQLAGPKIKDLVTSRRKIKA; this is encoded by the coding sequence ATGAAAACAAAAAAATCTATGTTGGGAAAAATATGGTCCCGTTATAATTATGTATTTGTATTTTTAGTAATTTTTTTAGTATATGCACTGTCAAGTAATGGATTGACATGGAATGGTGTGATGAACATCTTCCGTCATTCTGCAGTCGTTGGAATCATTGCACTTGGTATGGGACTTGTATGTCTGACCGGTGAAATCGATCTGTCGGTTGGTTCTATGCTGGCGATGGTCAGTGGATTTGCAGTTGTTATCTTCAATATGACAGATAATATTTTTGTAACATTAATATTTACGATTGTATTTGGCGCTGTATGTGGACTGATCAATGGTGTACTGGTCGGTGCAGTAGAGATGCCGGCATTTATCGTAACACTTGCTACGATGTTGATCTATCGTTCGGTAGCACAGTATGCATGCCAGCATATTTCTAAAGAATTATGTGGAGGCGGAAGTTCTGTATATCGTATGACATCCAGCCACAATTCATATCAGACCTTATATCAGTTTGGTAATGGTAAAATGCTGACGATTCCAATTGTTGGTTTGATCCTGTTGATCATGACAGCATTGGTTGTATATTTATCAACAAGCACAAAATTTGGTAAAAAAGTCTATGCCATCGGAAGTAATGAGAAAGGTGCCAGAATGTCAGGTATCAATGTCAGTGCGATGAAAGTGATTGTATTTGTTCTGGCAGGCGTTATGACAGGTATTGCAGCGTTCTTGTGGATTGCGATGAACGGTTCTTCTGATCCGGCAACAACAGGTAAGAGTTATGAGATGTATGCAATCGCAGCAGTTGTTCTCGGTGGAATCAGTATGTCAGGCGGAAAAGGAAGATGCCTTGGAATTCTGTTCGGAGCAATGTCTTATACAATTATCGATAAGATTATCGTGGCTTTGAAGATGGATTCACTGATCAATGATGCAATTAAAGGAACAATCCTGATTATTGTAATCTTGATTCAGTTAGCAGGACCAAAGATTAAAGATCTGGTGACAAGCAGAAGAAAGATCAAAGCATAA
- a CDS encoding sugar ABC transporter ATP-binding protein, with the protein MKRLEMSGIYKAFNDIPVLKDVHLTVEAGEVHALLGENGAGKSTLMNVLTGVYRRDAGKILFDGKELNNTSVKQTEQQGIAFVHQELNLFNDLLVYENIFLGKEYTNKFGKLDKKRMKDEAKKLFAELEVEIDPDEKVEELTPSQKQLLEISKALFFNAKLLILDEPTTSLNNQEIDHLFRIIRRLKEKGTSFIFISHKMPEIFEIADRYTVLMNGTFIGEGNIVDTNPEAITKMMVGSNYSAEENYQTRACGDTILEIKNFTGHGFRNVNLDVKKGEIVGMTGLQGSGSSELLQGIFGVTRADGGTIHVNGENVPLHSIHKAMKHKIAMLPANRKENSVIADMSLLENMYLAEHTLSAKQFQISKKKEEGKFEKYKKLLNVKAQNSADPITSLSGGNQQKVFLARWLNTEAEILLLDNPTQGIDVGAKAEIYKLILDLAESGKTILINTLEIPELQKVADRCAVFYDGELVKMLKHEEINEETVMMYSTNAVNAGEAR; encoded by the coding sequence ATGAAACGACTGGAAATGAGTGGAATATATAAAGCATTTAACGATATTCCGGTGTTGAAGGATGTACATCTGACAGTGGAAGCAGGAGAAGTACATGCACTGTTAGGTGAGAATGGTGCCGGAAAATCAACATTGATGAATGTGCTGACCGGAGTATACCGAAGAGATGCAGGAAAGATTCTGTTTGATGGAAAAGAATTGAATAATACATCAGTCAAACAGACAGAGCAGCAGGGGATTGCATTTGTCCATCAGGAACTGAATCTGTTCAATGATCTGCTTGTTTATGAAAATATATTTCTTGGAAAGGAATATACCAATAAATTTGGAAAATTGGATAAGAAACGGATGAAAGATGAGGCAAAGAAATTATTTGCTGAACTGGAAGTAGAGATTGATCCGGACGAGAAAGTAGAAGAACTGACTCCGAGCCAGAAACAGCTACTTGAGATATCAAAGGCATTATTTTTTAATGCAAAACTGTTGATTTTAGACGAGCCAACGACATCTTTGAACAATCAGGAAATCGATCATTTATTCCGTATTATCCGCAGATTAAAGGAGAAAGGAACATCGTTTATTTTTATTTCTCATAAGATGCCGGAGATTTTTGAGATTGCAGACCGTTATACAGTACTGATGAATGGAACATTTATCGGAGAGGGAAATATCGTAGATACCAATCCGGAAGCAATCACAAAGATGATGGTTGGTTCTAATTATAGTGCGGAAGAAAATTATCAGACGCGTGCATGCGGAGATACGATATTAGAGATTAAGAATTTCACAGGACATGGATTTAGAAATGTAAACCTGGACGTGAAAAAGGGCGAGATTGTCGGAATGACAGGACTGCAAGGATCCGGAAGCAGCGAGCTGCTACAGGGAATCTTCGGTGTGACCCGTGCAGATGGTGGTACAATTCATGTCAACGGAGAAAATGTTCCGTTACATTCGATACATAAAGCAATGAAACATAAGATCGCAATGCTTCCTGCCAATAGAAAAGAAAATTCAGTGATCGCAGATATGAGTCTGCTGGAGAATATGTATCTGGCAGAACATACATTGTCAGCAAAGCAGTTCCAGATTTCAAAGAAAAAAGAAGAAGGAAAATTTGAAAAATACAAAAAATTGTTGAATGTAAAAGCACAGAACAGTGCAGATCCGATTACTTCTTTGAGTGGAGGAAACCAGCAGAAAGTATTTCTGGCAAGATGGCTGAATACAGAAGCAGAGATTCTTTTACTTGATAATCCGACACAGGGAATTGATGTAGGAGCAAAAGCGGAGATTTATAAATTGATTTTGGACCTGGCGGAATCCGGAAAGACCATTTTGATCAACACATTGGAAATCCCTGAATTACAGAAAGTGGCAGACCGATGTGCGGTATTTTATGACGGAGAGCTTGTGAAGATGTTAAAGCATGAAGAAATCAATGAAGAGACCGTTATGATGTATTCTACAAATGCAGTAAATGCAGGGGAGGCGCGATAA
- a CDS encoding substrate-binding domain-containing protein codes for MKKKILATLLAGVMVLSLAACGSSSDSGKDSSDDTAKSDNGSTHIYVLTAAEDHGWTGSVATFAKEKVEEINGDGNYSAEVITSADASEQITKIEDIVASGEDDIAVVVQPMDDTVQSAIQQLVDADIPFVEFDRIIDAVAPSAVSNVKGDNQGIGAGAAAYFVEQGMKPGDKVYVYEGDTSSVTTLRDSGFTDYLTGELEFGGSKIADDAKWTEDDLKAITYSGAMNWSRSDTKESFESLMGDASNADIKWIYAQDDELTMGILEALNGGGISDSTKDTFYANKPVITGCGGLDELYEVLRGNSYQDIAGKLGGIMSVTYSPSMIQTAIQDMVDYLDGKDVEQDHVIECEDVTSDNVADYPSF; via the coding sequence ATGAAAAAGAAAATTTTAGCAACACTTCTTGCTGGTGTTATGGTTCTGAGCCTTGCAGCATGTGGAAGCAGCAGCGATTCAGGAAAAGACAGTAGCGACGACACAGCAAAATCTGACAATGGATCAACACACATTTATGTGTTAACAGCAGCCGAAGATCATGGTTGGACAGGATCCGTTGCAACATTCGCAAAAGAAAAAGTTGAGGAAATCAACGGAGATGGAAATTATTCCGCAGAAGTAATCACTTCAGCTGATGCGTCTGAGCAGATTACTAAGATCGAAGATATCGTAGCAAGCGGAGAGGATGACATTGCAGTAGTTGTACAGCCAATGGACGACACAGTACAGTCTGCAATTCAGCAGTTAGTAGATGCAGATATTCCATTCGTAGAATTCGACCGTATCATTGATGCAGTAGCTCCAAGCGCTGTTTCTAATGTAAAAGGTGATAACCAGGGAATCGGTGCTGGTGCAGCAGCTTACTTTGTAGAGCAGGGAATGAAACCTGGCGATAAAGTATATGTTTACGAAGGCGACACATCTTCAGTTACAACATTACGTGACAGCGGATTTACAGATTATCTTACAGGAGAACTTGAATTCGGTGGCTCTAAGATTGCAGACGATGCAAAATGGACAGAGGATGACCTCAAAGCAATTACATATTCAGGAGCTATGAACTGGAGCCGTTCTGATACAAAAGAATCATTTGAGTCTCTGATGGGAGATGCTTCTAACGCAGATATCAAATGGATCTATGCACAGGATGATGAGTTGACAATGGGTATCTTAGAAGCCCTCAACGGTGGCGGAATCAGTGATTCTACAAAAGATACTTTCTATGCTAACAAACCTGTTATCACAGGATGTGGTGGATTAGATGAACTTTACGAAGTACTTCGTGGTAACTCATATCAGGATATCGCTGGAAAACTTGGTGGAATCATGTCAGTTACATACAGTCCATCTATGATTCAGACAGCAATTCAGGATATGGTTGATTACCTGGATGGCAAAGATGTAGAACAGGATCACGTGATCGAGTGTGAAGATGTTACATCTGATAACGTTGCAGATTATCCTTCATTCTAA
- a CDS encoding AAA family ATPase gives MNKVISIGKQDFEQIRKKNYFYIDKTNYIQEWWESGDDVTLITRPRRFGKTLNMDMMKCFFSNQYIDRSDLFEGLSIWKNEQYRKLQGKYPVIFLTFADVKADNYDESKNSIIACINDAYQSHRYLLKSNLLTDGEKEIFRVLDEYVSNPEPTKTITNEVIFRAVKGLASCLNRYYGQKVIILLDEYDTPMQEAYVHGYWDEFTSFIRSFFNSTFKTNPYMERAIMTGITRVSKESIFSDLNNLTVITTTSERYADCFGFTEKEVFQALDDFDMGNKKKLVKTWYDGFTFGNQKDIYNPWSITNYLKEKQLRPYWAQTSSNGLINKLLQKSSPDIKEMMEELLNDRNIIVNFDEQIVFDQLEQNKNAIWSLMLASGYLKIQEIEYRGMLLTPWYHLCVTNLETMSMFYSMFQGWFHDDASNYNEFINALLNGNVKEMNAYMNDIALTTFSSFDAGKHPSGKTQPERFYHGFVLGLLVDLKERYEVKSNRESGYGRYDVMLIPTNKRDNAFILEFKVHDSEEEKKLQDTVQAALNQIEEKQYDAELLEQGIKKSQIRHYGFAFEGKKVLIDGN, from the coding sequence ATGAATAAAGTAATAAGTATAGGAAAACAAGATTTTGAGCAGATACGAAAGAAAAACTATTTCTATATTGATAAGACAAACTATATTCAGGAATGGTGGGAATCTGGGGATGATGTGACTTTGATTACCAGACCACGTCGATTTGGAAAAACCTTGAATATGGATATGATGAAATGCTTTTTCTCAAATCAGTATATAGATAGAAGTGATTTGTTTGAAGGACTTTCTATTTGGAAAAATGAACAATATAGAAAATTACAAGGAAAATATCCGGTTATCTTTTTGACGTTTGCAGATGTGAAAGCGGATAATTATGACGAGAGTAAAAATAGTATTATTGCATGTATTAATGACGCATATCAAAGTCATAGATATTTATTAAAAAGCAATCTCTTAACAGATGGGGAAAAAGAGATTTTTAGAGTGTTAGATGAGTATGTAAGTAATCCAGAACCGACAAAAACGATTACAAACGAAGTGATTTTCAGAGCTGTGAAAGGACTGGCATCGTGTCTGAATCGTTATTATGGACAGAAAGTAATTATTTTATTAGATGAATACGATACACCAATGCAAGAAGCATATGTGCATGGGTATTGGGATGAATTTACTTCTTTTATTCGAAGTTTTTTTAACTCAACATTTAAGACGAATCCATATATGGAACGTGCAATAATGACTGGAATTACAAGAGTTTCAAAAGAGTCTATCTTTTCTGATTTGAACAATTTAACTGTCATTACCACAACATCAGAACGCTATGCGGATTGTTTCGGTTTTACAGAAAAAGAAGTATTTCAGGCATTGGATGATTTTGATATGGGAAATAAAAAGAAACTTGTAAAAACATGGTACGATGGATTTACATTCGGAAATCAAAAAGATATTTATAATCCGTGGTCAATTACAAATTATCTGAAAGAAAAGCAATTACGCCCATATTGGGCACAGACAAGTTCGAATGGGTTAATTAATAAATTGCTTCAAAAATCATCTCCGGATATAAAGGAGATGATGGAAGAACTTTTAAACGATAGAAACATTATCGTGAATTTTGATGAACAAATTGTATTTGATCAATTGGAGCAGAATAAAAATGCAATTTGGAGTCTTATGTTGGCAAGCGGATATTTAAAGATTCAGGAAATCGAATATAGGGGAATGCTGCTGACACCATGGTATCATCTGTGTGTTACAAATCTTGAAACGATGAGTATGTTTTATTCAATGTTTCAAGGCTGGTTTCATGATGATGCATCTAATTATAATGAGTTTATAAATGCGCTATTGAATGGAAATGTAAAAGAAATGAATGCATATATGAACGATATAGCATTGACAACATTTAGTAGTTTTGATGCAGGAAAACATCCGTCAGGAAAGACACAACCGGAGAGGTTTTATCATGGTTTTGTTCTTGGTCTGTTGGTTGATTTGAAAGAACGCTATGAGGTGAAATCAAATCGAGAAAGTGGATATGGACGTTATGATGTAATGTTGATTCCGACGAATAAACGAGATAATGCGTTTATATTGGAATTCAAAGTGCATGATTCTGAAGAGGAAAAAAAATTGCAGGATACAGTGCAAGCAGCATTAAACCAAATAGAAGAAAAGCAATATGATGCGGAGTTGTTGGAGCAGGGAATAAAGAAATCACAAATCAGGCATTATGGGTTTGCATTTGAAGGGAAAAAGGTTTTGATTGATGGAAACTAA
- a CDS encoding nucleotidyltransferase family protein — translation MKLTALIDEFEPIEINRTKLFQHIKKKTEADGLVVVTSGNFTQKGLLASVSKYKKAEILREQGADIVLEIPVYCTLTTFDTLAFAAVSMLEKLNCVDELAILCEDADEKLLKDMIQFLFIEPREYQQKIKLCMENGKNFATACAEVTEEFIPGAKAILEKQQNIHAIEYAKAMKRMYSNMKIRFVNMNEFIERQDKIKETSDKYAKGTDVITRFEARLGEQLMQMLALHTEEQNTKYLNEISGGYGPITKQILKVYNKCNIQNGNLFFEQLANVISNQNYSAEELRRYLLKVLIGVRHVEISICGIYSYALYVRALDNNAEKDIYKRIKEYS, via the coding sequence ATGAAACTTACAGCATTAATAGATGAATTTGAACCAATCGAAATCAACAGAACAAAGTTATTCCAACACATAAAAAAGAAAACAGAAGCCGATGGACTTGTCGTTGTTACAAGTGGAAATTTTACACAAAAAGGACTTCTGGCATCTGTAAGTAAATACAAAAAAGCAGAGATATTGAGGGAACAGGGAGCAGATATTGTGTTGGAAATTCCAGTATATTGTACATTGACAACCTTTGATACCTTAGCATTTGCAGCAGTATCGATGTTGGAAAAACTGAATTGTGTGGATGAACTTGCAATTTTGTGTGAAGATGCAGATGAAAAATTGTTGAAAGACATGATTCAGTTCTTATTTATTGAACCTAGAGAATATCAGCAGAAAATAAAACTGTGTATGGAAAACGGAAAGAATTTTGCAACTGCATGTGCAGAAGTGACTGAAGAATTCATACCGGGAGCAAAAGCTATATTGGAAAAACAGCAGAATATCCATGCGATTGAATATGCAAAAGCAATGAAGCGGATGTACAGCAATATGAAGATTCGTTTTGTGAATATGAATGAATTTATCGAACGTCAAGACAAAATAAAAGAAACATCGGATAAGTACGCAAAAGGAACAGATGTGATAACAAGATTTGAAGCTCGGTTAGGAGAACAGCTGATGCAAATGTTAGCATTACATACAGAGGAACAGAATACAAAGTATCTGAATGAAATCTCGGGCGGTTATGGACCGATAACAAAACAGATTTTAAAAGTTTACAACAAGTGCAACATTCAAAATGGAAATTTGTTCTTTGAACAGCTTGCAAATGTAATATCAAATCAGAACTATTCAGCAGAAGAATTAAGAAGATACCTATTGAAAGTTCTCATTGGTGTACGTCATGTTGAAATATCTATTTGTGGGATTTATAGTTATGCGTTATATGTGCGGGCTTTGGATAATAATGCAGAAAAGGATATTTACAAGAGGATAAAAGAATATTCCTGA
- a CDS encoding C-glycoside deglycosidase beta subunit domain-containing protein yields MEREVIQSVGFRNIKKDGNVTGFQFKIRLPYYRGIFLSQLRPGTLFVDGERFEKEDIIWNIHGEDYTYEEMKSNFQTHWDVTTPAVLKVKKSGGLVQGFHDLKYGFCFTSSYMPPVMQDSLNPDEEAFIFMPEFGHHVNERRLLIV; encoded by the coding sequence ATGGAAAGAGAAGTAATACAGTCTGTAGGATTTCGTAATATAAAGAAAGATGGAAATGTAACAGGATTTCAGTTCAAGATCAGACTTCCATATTATAGAGGAATCTTCTTAAGCCAGCTCAGACCTGGAACATTATTCGTAGATGGAGAACGATTTGAAAAAGAAGATATTATCTGGAATATTCATGGAGAAGATTATACTTATGAAGAAATGAAATCAAATTTTCAGACACACTGGGATGTGACAACACCGGCAGTGTTGAAAGTAAAGAAATCGGGTGGGCTTGTTCAAGGATTCCATGATTTGAAATATGGATTCTGCTTTACATCATCTTATATGCCACCAGTTATGCAGGATAGTTTAAATCCAGATGAAGAAGCATTTATCTTTATGCCGGAGTTTGGACATCATGTGAATGAGAGAAGATTGTTAATTGTGTAA
- a CDS encoding sugar phosphate isomerase/epimerase family protein — translation MYQYDRKGPKRGVALYSYSAEFGLTKSLEECFEDLHDMGAHGIEILANTHIENYPNPTDEWVEKWFRLCDKYEIVPVEYGNWIDSHVLGYRDLTTEESYEMLARDIRLAHRLGFTVMRTKMPVINDALEPVKNWREIIKMALPLAEELGIKMCPEIHTPSNLKGKMVTDYVDFIKETGTKNFGLNIDFSVFRTEFSEGEYRDPNYTPNVPEDLIPLLPYIYCCHAKFINMSDEFEETTIPYKEIIELLKKQNWDGYLLSEYEGADKYDPGYEVGQTLRKHHIMMKNYIGD, via the coding sequence ATGTATCAGTACGATAGAAAGGGACCAAAGCGTGGTGTTGCACTGTACAGTTATTCAGCAGAATTTGGCCTTACAAAATCATTGGAAGAATGTTTTGAAGATTTACACGACATGGGAGCTCATGGAATTGAGATTCTGGCAAATACGCATATTGAGAATTATCCAAACCCGACAGATGAATGGGTAGAAAAATGGTTCCGCCTGTGCGATAAATATGAGATTGTTCCAGTTGAGTATGGCAATTGGATTGATTCACATGTTCTGGGATATCGAGACCTGACAACAGAAGAATCTTATGAGATGTTGGCAAGAGATATCCGTCTGGCGCATCGTCTGGGATTTACTGTAATGAGAACAAAAATGCCGGTAATCAACGACGCACTGGAGCCGGTAAAGAACTGGCGTGAGATTATCAAGATGGCACTGCCACTTGCAGAAGAACTTGGAATCAAGATGTGCCCTGAAATCCATACACCATCTAATCTGAAAGGAAAGATGGTAACAGATTACGTTGATTTTATCAAAGAAACAGGTACAAAGAATTTTGGATTGAATATTGACTTCAGCGTGTTTCGTACAGAATTCTCAGAAGGAGAATATCGTGATCCAAACTATACTCCAAACGTACCAGAAGATTTGATTCCATTACTGCCATATATTTACTGTTGTCATGCAAAATTTATCAATATGAGTGATGAGTTTGAAGAGACAACGATTCCTTATAAAGAAATTATTGAATTGCTTAAAAAACAAAATTGGGACGGATATCTCTTAAGTGAATATGAAGGTGCAGATAAATATGACCCAGGATACGAAGTAGGACAAACACTTAGAAAACATCATATTATGATGAAGAATTATATTGGTGATTAA